One window of Quercus robur chromosome 12, dhQueRobu3.1, whole genome shotgun sequence genomic DNA carries:
- the LOC126708547 gene encoding uncharacterized protein LOC126708547 — translation MPFGLKNARASYQRLVNKIFIQQIGRNMEVYVNDMLIKSKEELTHLDDLKETFATLKKYQMRLNSSKCVFGVVSRKFLGFMVSQKGIEANPEKVQAIINIASPRTVKEVQKLTGRIAALNKFVSRATDKCVPFFNTLKQAFAWTEECEAAFQELKRYLSIPPLLSPSKEGEDLYLYLAVSAPVVSAALIREEGKKQLPVYYVSQAFQGAESRTAIKAQALADFIAKFIFSNEDSLTDEVEHWTIQTDGSSAQRRGGVGVVITTLNGKILKYGVQLKFLATNNKAEYEGILTGLRLGKALGAKDLLVQNNSKLVIGQIRGEYEAKEERMQKYLRLTKHLTQEFDTVEFVQIPRSQNMAADEVSKLASSEEGEISMDLAMEVKKHPSIEEVPTFIIQSANSWMTPIISFLQDGHLPQNTKEAKKIRKRAAKFTILNDALYKRGFSMPYLKCVVKEEARYILEEIHGGVCGDHAGLRSLINKWVEVKALTTITKTRIRSFLWKNIICRFGIPLTVISNNGRQFDNQGFRDFCSNLGIKN, via the exons atgccttttggattaAAGAATGCCAGAGCTTCGTATCAGAGGCTGGTGAACAAAATATTCATTCAACAGATTGGCAGGAACATGGAAGTATACGTGAATGATATGCTCatcaagagtaaggaagagctcACACATCTGGACGACCTAAAAGAGACGTTTGCCACCCTTAAAAAATACCAAATGAGGTTGAATTCTAGTAAGTGTGTTTTTGGTGTAGTTTCAaggaaattcttgggattcatggtgtcccaaaaaGGAATAGAAGCAAATCCGGAGAAAGTCCAAGCCATAATCAACATAGCATCGCCCAGAACCGTCAAGGAAGTCCAAAAGCTCACAGGAAGGATTGCAGCTTTAAACAAGTTCGTCTCTAGAGCTACGGACAAGTGCGTACCCTTTTTCAATACCTTGAAACAGGCTTTCGCCTGGACCGAAGAATGTGAAGCAGCGTTCCAAGAACTCAAACGTTACCTAAGTATTCCACCCCTCTTAagcccgtccaaagaaggggaAGACCTATATTTGTACCTGGCAGTGTCAGCTCCAGTAGTGAGTGCagccttgattagagaagaaggcaagaaacagCTCCCAGTTTACTATGTCAGCCAAGCTTTCCAAGGGGCTGAGTCCAG AACAGCCATCAAGGCGCAAGCTTTGGCAGACTTCATCGCAAAGTTCATTTTTTCGAACGAGGATAGCCTCACCGACGAAGTCGAGCATTGGACGATACAGActgatggttcgtcagcccaaaGGAGGGGGGGAGTAGGAGTCGTCATAACCACCCTCAACGGAAAGATACTCAAGTATGGAGTTCAACTGAAATTTCTGGCTACCAACAACAAAGCTGAATACGAAGGGATACTGACGGGATTAAGGCTCGGAAAGGCGCTTGGAGCTAAGGACCTATTAGTCCAAAATAATTCAAAGCTAGTGATCGGGCAGATCAGGGGGGAGTACGAAGCaaaggaagagagaatgcaGAAATACCTCAGGCTGACGAAACATCTGACTCAGGAGTTCGATACGGTGGAATTCGTACAGATCCCAAGAAGTCAGAATATGGCGGCAGATGAAGTCTCGAAGCTAGCATCGTCAGAAGAAGGGGAGATTAGCATGGACTTGGCGATGGAAGTCAAGAAGCACCCCAGCATTGAAGAAGTCCCAACATTCATAATCCAGAGCGCAAACAGCTGGATGACACCAATAATATCTTTCCTCCAGGACGGGCACCTCCCTCAGAATACAAAAGAAGCTAAAAAGATCAGGAAGAGGGCGGCCAAATTTACGATCCTTAACGATGCCTTATATAAGAGAGGCTTCTCCATGCCTTACTTGAAGTGTGTCGTCAAAGAAGAAGCAAGATACATACTGGAAGAAATCCATGGAGGAGTTTGCGGCGACCACGCCGGCCTCAGATCCCTGATAAACAAG TGGGTTGAGGTAAAGGCTCTAACAACAATCACCAAGACAAGAATTCGCAGCTTTTTGTGGAAGAATAtaatctgcaggttcgggattcccTTGACGGTTATATCAAATAAtgggaggcagttcgataacCAAGGCTTCAGAGACTTCTGTTCAAACCTTGGAATCAAGAACTAG